The Listeria welshimeri serovar 6b str. SLCC5334 genome has a window encoding:
- a CDS encoding organic hydroperoxide resistance protein, with the protein MKKLYETTVINTGGRSGEVHSLDNVFYFDISAPTELGGDGGGGTNPEQLFAAGYGACFNSALELVLGKAGIDAKSTVTATVSLYSDPEDNGFKIGVVLEGTIEGQDKEKTEALLKKAHEVCPYSKATRGNIDVEIKVG; encoded by the coding sequence ATGAAAAAACTTTATGAAACAACTGTTATTAACACTGGTGGAAGAAGCGGTGAAGTACATTCACTAGATAATGTATTTTATTTTGATATCTCAGCGCCAACTGAACTTGGTGGAGACGGCGGCGGTGGAACAAACCCAGAACAATTATTTGCAGCAGGATACGGGGCTTGTTTTAATAGTGCGTTAGAATTAGTACTTGGTAAAGCTGGAATTGATGCGAAAAGTACAGTTACAGCCACTGTTAGTTTATATAGCGATCCTGAAGATAATGGCTTTAAAATTGGTGTAGTATTAGAAGGTACAATCGAAGGACAAGATAAAGAAAAAACAGAAGCTCTACTTAAAAAAGCACATGAAGTTTGTCCATATTCCAAAGCAACACGTGGTAACATTGATGTGGAAATCAAAGTAGGTTAA
- the trpS gene encoding tryptophan--tRNA ligase, which produces MKKVIFSGIQPSGQLTLGNYIGALKQFGQFQDEFECFYCIVDEHAITVPQDRLKLREQTRSLAALYLAVGLNPEKATLFIQSEVAAHAQAAWILQCNVYIGELERMTQFKDKSDGKAGVSAGLLTYPPLMAADILLYQTNLVPVGEDQKQHIELTRDLADRFNKKHADIFTMPEVFIPKQGARVMSLQDPTKKMSKSDANLKNAIFLLDPPATIRKKIKSAVTDSSGIIEYNKEEKPGVSNLLTIYSVVTGETIASIEEKYVGKGYGDFKTDLAELVVAELEPIQEKYYAYLESEELDNILDAGAEKAAKVANKTLKKMENGIGLGRKRRK; this is translated from the coding sequence ATGAAAAAAGTAATATTTTCCGGCATTCAACCTAGTGGACAACTAACTTTAGGGAATTATATTGGTGCTTTAAAGCAATTTGGGCAATTTCAAGATGAATTTGAGTGTTTTTATTGTATTGTGGATGAACATGCTATAACAGTGCCGCAAGATCGCTTAAAGCTGCGTGAGCAAACTAGAAGTCTTGCCGCTCTTTATTTAGCAGTTGGACTAAATCCAGAAAAAGCGACATTATTTATTCAATCAGAAGTTGCAGCACACGCGCAAGCTGCTTGGATTTTACAATGTAACGTCTATATTGGCGAACTAGAACGTATGACACAGTTTAAAGATAAATCAGATGGTAAGGCTGGCGTTAGTGCTGGACTTTTGACTTATCCTCCACTAATGGCTGCCGATATTTTACTTTATCAAACGAATTTAGTACCTGTAGGCGAAGATCAAAAGCAACATATTGAACTGACACGTGATTTAGCAGATAGATTCAATAAAAAACATGCTGATATATTTACAATGCCAGAAGTTTTCATTCCTAAACAAGGGGCTAGAGTCATGTCCCTTCAAGATCCAACTAAAAAAATGAGTAAATCAGATGCTAATTTAAAAAATGCCATATTCTTACTTGACCCACCCGCAACTATTAGAAAAAAAATTAAAAGCGCAGTGACAGATTCCAGTGGCATTATTGAATATAATAAAGAAGAAAAACCTGGTGTTTCCAACTTACTCACAATATATTCTGTTGTAACTGGAGAAACAATCGCTAGCATTGAAGAAAAATATGTTGGTAAAGGTTATGGTGATTTTAAAACAGATCTAGCAGAATTAGTGGTTGCAGAACTTGAACCAATTCAAGAAAAATATTACGCTTACTTAGAATCTGAAGAATTGGATAATATTTTAGATGCTGGAGCAGAAAAAGCAGCAAAAGTAGCTAATAAAACACTGAAGAAAATGGAAAACGGCATAGGACTAGGCCGCAAACGCAGAAAATAA
- a CDS encoding MarR family winged helix-turn-helix transcriptional regulator has translation MDTNMRILEEQLCFSVYNASKQFTKLYREALEPFQLTYPQYITLLVLWEKDKQTVTELGKRLALDSGTLTPMLKRMEHLGYVTRIRHVEDERRVYIELTEKAMEIQPEVLQSVDNCLQLLGFEEQDFTQLLTRIQALTNQLGGIGNEKTL, from the coding sequence TTGGACACGAACATGCGCATATTAGAAGAGCAGCTTTGTTTTTCTGTCTATAATGCATCTAAACAATTTACCAAGCTTTATCGTGAAGCCTTAGAGCCTTTTCAACTTACCTACCCTCAATATATTACGCTATTAGTATTATGGGAAAAGGATAAACAAACGGTCACTGAACTTGGGAAAAGATTGGCTCTAGATAGCGGGACTTTAACACCTATGTTAAAACGGATGGAGCATTTAGGATATGTAACACGGATTCGTCATGTGGAAGATGAACGTCGTGTATATATTGAACTGACAGAAAAAGCGATGGAAATACAACCAGAAGTATTGCAAAGCGTGGACAACTGCCTTCAATTACTAGGTTTCGAGGAACAAGATTTCACACAATTACTTACTAGAATACAAGCATTAACTAATCAATTAGGAGGAATAGGAAATGAAAAAACTTTATGA
- a CDS encoding DUF3899 domain-containing protein, translating into MFIRITIYTLIQEAIIFGILLFGKTGLNLRGYIDISFLVSLITLLVGLLVYIMRSGFLDRVHDGFRNLSRKIKREEETEFSDMLLSELVGLQYAGILISALLVMLSSILFIFL; encoded by the coding sequence ATGTTTATACGAATTACTATTTATACGCTTATTCAAGAAGCAATTATTTTTGGTATACTCCTTTTTGGAAAAACAGGTTTAAACTTGAGGGGTTATATAGATATTTCTTTCCTTGTCTCGTTAATCACCTTGTTAGTTGGCTTGCTAGTTTATATTATGCGAAGTGGTTTTTTAGACAGAGTTCATGATGGATTTCGCAATTTATCTCGTAAAATCAAGCGGGAAGAAGAAACTGAATTCTCGGATATGCTGCTTTCAGAACTTGTAGGGCTTCAATATGCAGGTATTTTGATTAGCGCCCTTCTTGTTATGCTTTCAAGTATTTTGTTTATCTTTTTATAA